A stretch of Triticum aestivum cultivar Chinese Spring chromosome 1D, IWGSC CS RefSeq v2.1, whole genome shotgun sequence DNA encodes these proteins:
- the LOC123181604 gene encoding proline dehydrogenase 2, mitochondrial, producing MAIASRITKRALSTFAAAAKLPEAAVAAAGAEAVPAPSSAQHQQQQQVLEFEDTERLFTGEPSTALVRTLAALQLMSAGPLVDVGLAALRSPAVAASPVVQAAARATAYKHFCAGETADEAAARVQRLWRGGMGGILDYGIEDAEDGAACDRNVAGFLAAVDVAAALPPGSASVCIKITALCPIALLEKTSDLLRWQHKNPSVHLPWKQHAFPILSDSSPLYLTPSEPAALTAEEEHELQLAHDRLLAVGARCAEHDIPLLVDAEYASVQPSIDYFTFVGALACNGGGRPIVHGTVQAYLRDARDRLEAMVRAAEEERVCLGVKIVRGAYLTREARLAESLGVPSPIHGSIQDTHDCYNGCAAFLLERVRRGSASVMLATHNVESGQLAAARAQELGIGKGDRNLQFAQLMGMADGLSLGLRNAGFQVSKYLPYGPVEHIIPYLIRRAEENRGLLSASAFDRQLLRKELVRRFKNAVMGRE from the exons ATGGCCATCGCCTCCCGCATCACGAAGCGCGCGCTCTCCACCTTCGCCGCCGCAGCCAAGCTCCCGGAGGCGGCCGTCGCGGCCGCCGGCGCCGAGGCGGTGCCCGCGCCGTCGTCCgcgcagcaccagcagcagcagcaggtcctgGAGTTTGAGGACACCGAGAGGCTCTTCACCGGGGAGCCGTCCACGGCTCTGGTGCGCACGCTCGCGGCGCTGCAGTTGATGTCCGCGGGCCCGCTGGTGGACGTGGGCCTCGCGGCGCTGCGGTCTCCGGCGGTGGCCGCCAGCCCCGTGGTCCAGGCCGCGGCGCGGGCCACGGCGTACAAGCACTTCTGCGCCGGGGAGACCGCCGATGAGGCCGCGGCCCGGGTGCAGCGCCTCTGGCGCGGCGGCATGGGCGGGATCCTCGACTACGGCATCGAGGACGCCGAGGACGGCGCCGCCTGCGACCGCAACGTCGCCGGCTTCCTCGccgccgtcgacgtcgccgccgcgCTGCCGCCGGGATCG GCGAGCGTGTGTATCAAGATCACGGCGCTGTGCCCGATCGCGTTGCTGGAGAAGACGAGCGACCTGCTGCGGTGGCAGCACAAGAACCCGTCGGTGCACCTGCCGTGGAAGCAGCACGCCTTCCCGATCCTGTCCGACTCGAGCCCGCTGTACCTGACGCCGTCGGAGCCGGCGGCGCTGACGGCGGAGGAGGAGCACGAGCTGCAGCTGGCGCACGACCGGCTGCTGGCCGTGGGCGCGCGGTGCGCGGAGCACGACATCCCGCTGCTGGTGGACGCCGAGTACGCGTCGGTGCAGCCGTCCATCGACTACTTCACCTTCGTGGGCGCGCTGGCGTGCAACGGCGGCGGGCGACCCATCGTGCACGGCACCGTCCAGGCGTACCTCCGCGACGCGCGCGACCGGCTGGAGGCCATGGTGCGCGCGGCCGAGGAGGAGCGCGTGTGCCTCGGGGTCAAGATCGTCCGCGGCGCCTACCTCACCCGGGAGGCCCGGCTGGCGGAGTCCCTGGGCGTGCCGTCGCCCATCCACGGCAGCATCCAGGACACCCACGACTGCTACAACGGCTGCGCGGCCTTCCTCCTGGAGCGCGTCCGCCGCGGGTCGGCGTCCGTGATGCTGGCCACCCACAACGTGGAGTCCGGGCagctggcggcggcgagggcgcaGGAGCTGGGCATCGGCAAGGGCGACCGGAACCTGCAGTTCGCGCAGCTGATGGGCATGGCGGACGGGCTGTCCCTGGGGCTCCGCAACGCGGGGTTCCAGGTGAGCAAGTACCTGCCCTACGGCCCCGTGGAGCACATCATCCCCTACCTCATCCGGCGGGCCGAGGAGAACAGAGGACTGCTCTCCGCTTCCGCCTTCGACCGGCAGCTGCTCCG GAAGGAGCTCGTCAGGAGGTTCAAGAACGCGGTGATGGGACGGGAGTGA